In Brevibacillus brevis, a genomic segment contains:
- a CDS encoding protease inhibitor I42 family protein, whose protein sequence is MAQSKTHSIRVSEGHSFVLTFASNPSTGYQWFLSNPLDNQYLSLAANEYVPPTSPSRIGQSGHQLFTFHALQKGMTSIAMKYCRPWDAGDCGSFDFTIVTIT, encoded by the coding sequence ATGGCACAATCAAAAACTCATTCCATCCGCGTTTCGGAAGGTCATTCGTTTGTTCTTACGTTTGCATCAAATCCAAGTACGGGCTATCAATGGTTTTTGTCCAATCCATTGGACAATCAGTATCTATCCTTGGCCGCGAACGAGTACGTCCCTCCCACGTCGCCATCCCGCATCGGACAGAGCGGTCATCAACTCTTCACCTTTCATGCCCTGCAAAAGGGGATGACCTCCATCGCAATGAAATACTGCCGCCCGTGGGATGCGGGCGATTGCGGAAGCTTTGACTTCACGATCGTAACGATTACTTGA
- the trmFO gene encoding FADH(2)-oxidizing methylenetetrahydrofolate--tRNA-(uracil(54)-C(5))-methyltransferase TrmFO, with product MTQPTITVVGAGLAGSEAAWQIAQAGVAVKLYEMRPKTQTPAHHTDKFAELVCSNSLRANSLTNAVGVLKEEMRRMGSVIIGAADRCAVPAGGALAVDRHEFAEYVTDAVRNHPLIEVATEEITEIPEGIVVIATGPLTSPALSEQLRNLTGEDYLYFYDAAAPILEKDSIDMEKVFVASRYDKGEAAYLNCPMSEEEFNRFYEELIAAEAVPLKEFEKEIFFEGCMPIEVMAKRGRQTMLFGPLKPVGLTDPRTGKQPYAVVQLRQDNGAATLYNIVGFQTHLKWPEQKRVFSLIPGLENCEIVRYGVMHRNTFINSPKLLKPTYQYKDRDTLFFAGQMTGVEGYVESAASGLLAGINAARLAKGEELLVLPPETVMGSMARYITTADSKHFQPMNANFGLVPELPTRIRNKREKNEKLAERALDTIQNFTQERHNLR from the coding sequence ATGACACAACCTACAATTACCGTGGTGGGCGCCGGACTGGCGGGCAGTGAAGCGGCCTGGCAGATCGCCCAAGCCGGTGTCGCCGTAAAACTGTATGAAATGAGACCGAAAACGCAGACGCCTGCCCACCACACCGATAAATTCGCTGAGCTTGTTTGCAGCAACTCCTTGCGCGCCAATTCGCTGACCAATGCGGTCGGGGTGCTCAAGGAAGAAATGCGCCGAATGGGCTCGGTTATCATCGGGGCAGCGGATCGTTGTGCGGTACCGGCAGGCGGAGCTCTCGCCGTCGACCGCCACGAGTTCGCGGAGTATGTGACCGATGCAGTCCGCAACCACCCGCTGATTGAAGTGGCAACGGAGGAGATTACGGAGATTCCGGAAGGCATCGTCGTGATCGCCACAGGACCGCTCACATCCCCCGCTCTGTCAGAACAGCTGAGAAACCTGACCGGGGAAGATTATCTCTACTTTTACGATGCGGCTGCACCAATTCTGGAGAAGGACTCGATCGACATGGAGAAGGTGTTCGTGGCTTCCCGCTACGACAAGGGGGAAGCTGCCTACTTGAACTGCCCCATGTCGGAAGAAGAATTCAACCGTTTCTACGAGGAACTGATTGCAGCGGAAGCAGTGCCGCTCAAGGAATTTGAGAAAGAAATCTTCTTCGAAGGCTGCATGCCGATCGAAGTCATGGCAAAGCGCGGTCGTCAGACGATGCTGTTTGGCCCATTGAAACCTGTCGGGCTGACCGATCCGCGAACGGGCAAGCAGCCGTATGCGGTCGTCCAGCTACGCCAAGACAACGGAGCCGCTACCCTGTACAACATCGTCGGCTTCCAGACGCATCTGAAATGGCCGGAACAAAAACGCGTATTCTCCTTGATACCGGGTCTGGAAAACTGCGAGATCGTCCGTTACGGCGTCATGCACCGCAATACCTTCATCAACTCGCCGAAGCTGCTGAAACCGACGTATCAGTACAAGGATCGGGACACGCTGTTCTTCGCAGGGCAAATGACCGGCGTGGAAGGGTATGTAGAATCCGCAGCCTCCGGTCTGCTGGCGGGAATCAATGCAGCCCGCTTGGCAAAAGGCGAAGAGCTGCTAGTCCTTCCTCCCGAGACAGTCATGGGAAGCATGGCCCGATATATCACGACAGCAGATTCGAAGCATTTTCAGCCAATGAATGCGAATTTCGGACTCGTTCCGGAGCTTCCCACGCGTATTCGCAACAAACGGGAAAAGAACGAAAAACTCGCTGAGCGGGCGCTAGATACAATTCAGAATTTTACACAAGAACGACACAATTTACGTTGA
- the sucD gene encoding succinate--CoA ligase subunit alpha — translation MSILVNKNTKVITQGITGATGLFHTRGAVEYGTQMVGGVTPGKGGTEVDGIPIFNTVAEAVEKTGANASVIYVAPPFAADAIMEAVDAELDLVICITEGIPVLDMVKVKRYMEGKKTKLIGPNCPGVITPGECKIGIMPGYIHTPGKVGIVSRSGTLTYEAVHQTSTRGIGQSTAVGIGGDPVKGMEFIDVLKMFNEDPDTEAVIMIGEIGGTAEEEAAEWIAANMKKPVVGFIGGQTAPPGKRMGHAGAIISGGKGTAAEKIAKLEECGIRVAKTPAVIGETLVELLKERGMLDKVMNK, via the coding sequence ATGAGTATTCTCGTTAATAAAAATACAAAAGTAATTACGCAAGGGATTACGGGTGCAACTGGTCTGTTCCACACTCGCGGTGCCGTTGAATACGGTACACAAATGGTGGGTGGTGTGACACCAGGTAAAGGTGGCACTGAGGTTGACGGTATTCCGATTTTCAACACCGTAGCAGAAGCAGTCGAAAAAACGGGTGCAAATGCATCTGTTATCTACGTTGCTCCTCCGTTTGCAGCTGACGCGATCATGGAAGCGGTTGACGCTGAACTGGATCTGGTGATCTGCATTACGGAAGGGATCCCGGTTCTGGACATGGTGAAAGTGAAACGCTACATGGAAGGCAAGAAAACCAAGCTGATCGGACCGAACTGCCCTGGCGTCATCACCCCAGGCGAGTGCAAAATCGGTATCATGCCAGGCTACATCCACACTCCGGGTAAAGTGGGTATCGTATCCCGCTCCGGTACCTTGACGTACGAAGCGGTTCACCAAACTTCTACCCGCGGCATCGGTCAATCCACTGCTGTCGGTATCGGTGGGGACCCTGTAAAAGGTATGGAGTTCATCGATGTACTGAAAATGTTCAACGAAGACCCAGACACCGAAGCGGTTATCATGATCGGTGAAATTGGCGGTACCGCTGAAGAAGAAGCAGCAGAATGGATCGCTGCCAACATGAAAAAGCCGGTTGTCGGCTTCATCGGCGGTCAAACTGCGCCTCCAGGAAAACGCATGGGTCACGCTGGTGCAATCATTTCCGGCGGAAAAGGTACAGCTGCTGAAAAAATCGCGAAGCTCGAAGAATGCGGCATTCGCGTAGCGAAAACTCCAGCTGTCATTGGCGAAACACTCGTTGAGCTGCTGAAAGAACGCGGCATGCTCGACAAAGTTATGAATAAATAA
- a CDS encoding EAL domain-containing protein, with the protein MESIANLFEKQEYYHVFQPICSLPGKKRMGYEALLRSSRNANPEELFQTAKEQKELLEFDTLSMYYALRSFFQSQKRYRHELLFVNIFPSTIVDETFPAFIQKLSADYAPYQNQIVLEINESIMEGKIWNEPLFLKRIAKLRECGFLIALDDVGDGTTTFRKILEIAPDFIKIDRFFSQDLSRSQEKQKVVKLFVDFCRDDAQLILEGVEQEEDFACAAGLGVAIGQGYLFGKPGRLPGE; encoded by the coding sequence ATGGAAAGCATTGCGAACTTATTTGAAAAACAGGAATACTACCATGTATTTCAACCGATTTGCAGCCTACCGGGGAAAAAGCGAATGGGGTACGAAGCCCTGCTCCGAAGTTCAAGAAATGCAAATCCGGAGGAGCTGTTTCAGACTGCAAAAGAACAAAAAGAGCTTTTGGAGTTCGACACGCTGTCCATGTATTACGCGCTCCGGTCGTTCTTTCAGTCTCAAAAGCGCTATCGCCACGAGCTTCTGTTTGTCAATATTTTTCCTTCCACGATCGTTGACGAAACTTTCCCTGCTTTCATTCAAAAGCTCTCCGCGGACTATGCACCGTACCAGAACCAGATTGTGCTGGAGATCAACGAGTCGATCATGGAAGGGAAAATATGGAACGAACCGCTTTTTTTGAAGAGAATTGCCAAATTGCGGGAGTGTGGGTTTCTGATCGCGTTGGATGACGTCGGGGATGGAACGACCACTTTTCGCAAAATACTTGAAATTGCGCCCGATTTCATCAAAATAGATCGTTTCTTTTCGCAAGATTTGTCCCGTTCACAAGAAAAGCAGAAAGTAGTCAAGCTGTTCGTAGATTTTTGCAGGGATGATGCGCAGCTGATTCTAGAAGGAGTCGAACAGGAAGAAGATTTTGCCTGCGCAGCGGGGCTTGGGGTTGCGATCGGGCAAGGGTATTTATTCGGAAAGCCCGGCAGACTGCCCGGCGAATGA
- a CDS encoding GGDEF domain-containing protein — MKLSEIMTTAICTISSDKSVQHAAEKMNEYSTDTLVVVDHGVLTGILLSRHVRAAHPNRIVADAMADPPPPMSPEQNVWEAHDFFENNDTDLVLVMDQERLIGVVTREAVQIKLAEWLDPLTGLYRAPFILCVGEKLLKEQRPFHLFFIDVNEFGKINKKYGHPFGDDVIRTFSAVLSSMVLDKDDYLCRYAGDEFILITSASEERVEQQLGLIEQPMDICDIQVSAAIGHIDGFREPGFCSTPLREHIARASLLSTAAKTKKISPAAAI; from the coding sequence ATGAAACTCTCGGAAATCATGACAACGGCGATTTGCACCATTAGCTCTGACAAAAGTGTGCAGCATGCGGCAGAGAAAATGAACGAATACAGCACAGATACGCTGGTTGTTGTGGATCACGGAGTACTGACGGGAATCCTGCTGTCGAGGCATGTGCGAGCAGCCCATCCCAACCGGATCGTGGCGGATGCAATGGCAGACCCTCCACCTCCCATGTCTCCGGAGCAAAACGTATGGGAAGCCCATGACTTTTTTGAGAATAATGACACCGACCTCGTACTGGTGATGGATCAGGAGAGGTTGATAGGTGTCGTGACCAGGGAGGCTGTCCAGATCAAACTGGCGGAATGGCTCGATCCATTGACCGGTTTATACCGCGCTCCTTTCATCCTATGCGTAGGGGAAAAGCTGTTAAAAGAGCAAAGACCGTTCCATCTGTTTTTCATCGACGTGAATGAGTTTGGAAAAATCAACAAGAAATACGGCCACCCGTTTGGCGACGATGTCATCCGGACATTCTCCGCTGTTCTGTCCTCGATGGTCCTGGACAAGGACGACTACCTTTGCCGCTATGCAGGCGACGAATTCATTTTGATTACTTCCGCTTCGGAAGAGCGGGTCGAGCAGCAACTGGGGCTGATTGAGCAGCCGATGGATATTTGCGATATACAAGTCTCTGCGGCGATCGGGCATATCGACGGATTTCGCGAGCCGGGCTTTTGCTCGACTCCGTTGCGGGAACACATCGCGAGAGCCAGTCTCCTCTCGACGGCAGCCAAGACCAAAAAGATCTCGCCAGCCGCTGCCATCTGA
- the dprA gene encoding DNA-processing protein DprA: protein MSKHGLQERDWLYVLGMVPGLGRKRLRAIFDEYGSFAAAVADWQTVERQWKLPGKVSQQVREHIKEETARLFVEQRNRRDIQYLCFLDDDFPDKLRHIPDPPLTLFCKGESDLLHQPAIGVVGSRKPTPYGRASCAHLVKDLARQGLVIVSGLAYGIDEEAHQTALRANGKTIGVLGCGMNHVYPAGHRSLYKKIESLGLLVSEYPPETPPVAGLFPERNRIISGLSLGVLVVEAAEKSGSLVTADCALEQGRDVFAVPGPIFSSVSAGPNNLIKQGAKLVTTSADVLEEWAHMLPKQAAACEEQSAHGEQLEDHEREVLRVLSHEGTHLDEVALLLRPEAVRMLHRSLLTLEAKGMVASLPGGYFARR, encoded by the coding sequence GTGTCGAAGCATGGCTTGCAGGAAAGAGACTGGCTGTACGTGCTTGGAATGGTACCGGGATTGGGCAGGAAGCGGCTGCGGGCGATATTTGACGAATACGGGTCGTTTGCCGCGGCGGTAGCTGACTGGCAGACGGTAGAAAGACAGTGGAAGCTGCCCGGAAAGGTTTCGCAGCAAGTACGCGAACATATAAAGGAAGAAACAGCTCGTTTGTTTGTCGAACAAAGAAACAGAAGGGACATCCAGTACCTTTGCTTTCTGGACGATGACTTTCCCGACAAGCTTCGGCACATTCCCGATCCTCCGCTTACGCTGTTTTGCAAAGGCGAGAGTGACCTTTTGCACCAACCGGCGATCGGTGTCGTAGGATCGCGGAAGCCCACTCCGTATGGGAGGGCGAGCTGCGCACATCTGGTCAAAGACCTGGCACGGCAAGGATTGGTTATCGTGTCGGGACTGGCCTATGGTATTGATGAAGAAGCGCATCAGACGGCACTGAGGGCAAATGGAAAGACAATTGGCGTTTTGGGATGTGGAATGAACCATGTTTATCCAGCCGGGCATCGCTCCTTGTACAAGAAAATTGAGTCTTTAGGCCTGCTCGTCTCCGAATATCCGCCCGAGACGCCTCCGGTGGCAGGTCTTTTTCCGGAGCGCAATCGCATTATCAGCGGATTGAGTCTTGGCGTTCTCGTGGTGGAAGCAGCAGAAAAGAGCGGATCGCTGGTGACGGCGGATTGCGCATTGGAACAGGGAAGAGATGTTTTTGCCGTCCCTGGTCCGATTTTTTCATCGGTCAGTGCAGGGCCGAATAACTTGATCAAACAAGGTGCAAAGCTAGTAACAACGAGTGCGGATGTCTTGGAGGAGTGGGCGCACATGCTCCCGAAGCAGGCCGCTGCGTGTGAGGAACAATCGGCCCACGGCGAGCAGCTCGAGGATCATGAGCGGGAAGTTCTGCGAGTCTTGTCCCATGAAGGAACCCACCTGGATGAAGTGGCTTTGCTGCTGCGGCCGGAGGCGGTGAGGATGCTGCACCGAAGTCTTTTGACGCTGGAAGCGAAAGGGATGGTTGCCAGCCTTCCGGGCGGGTATTTCGCGAGACGTTAA
- a CDS encoding ATP-binding protein codes for MRHICSFVAVVTQWEEQCVRFDLYQETRRGSVERELLRQHAALPRHYFDYLLHSGVMEAECEPPYQTGLARPAAIGMNIRSLGSTVLFDMCFSPQTYKLWQNTDAVLEDLALSADLFEEYVYRLGAISRFRYLGRVDDPLVATQLGENDMIEFKRDFLLSKSGIIKTIVAFANSNNGNLFLGITDEGVITGVNHEIEQYGDPDKYLLAITQYIQDKTSPLLSPFPKISLKKVKDQYVVAIFVEVASELICGLDKNGDKFVVIRTNNRSVVVKDPHQIGEIYVKRKLGSEISRRLGLL; via the coding sequence ATGCGCCATATTTGCTCCTTTGTAGCAGTAGTGACTCAGTGGGAAGAACAATGTGTGCGTTTTGACTTGTATCAGGAGACCAGGCGGGGGAGTGTGGAGCGAGAACTTCTCAGACAGCACGCTGCATTGCCTCGGCATTATTTCGACTACCTGCTGCATTCGGGAGTCATGGAGGCCGAGTGCGAGCCGCCGTATCAGACTGGTCTCGCGAGGCCTGCTGCCATCGGGATGAACATCCGTTCACTCGGCAGCACTGTTTTGTTTGACATGTGTTTCTCTCCACAGACGTATAAATTGTGGCAGAACACGGATGCAGTATTGGAAGATCTCGCGCTGTCCGCAGATCTGTTCGAGGAATACGTCTACCGACTGGGGGCGATCAGCAGGTTTCGCTACTTGGGAAGAGTAGACGACCCTCTTGTGGCGACTCAGCTCGGAGAGAATGACATGATTGAATTCAAACGCGACTTTTTGTTGTCGAAAAGCGGAATCATCAAGACGATTGTGGCGTTTGCCAATTCAAACAACGGTAATTTGTTCCTGGGCATTACGGACGAAGGCGTCATAACCGGGGTCAATCACGAAATCGAGCAGTACGGGGACCCGGACAAATACTTGCTGGCCATCACGCAGTACATCCAGGACAAAACGTCGCCGCTGCTATCGCCGTTCCCCAAAATCTCACTGAAGAAAGTCAAGGATCAGTACGTGGTTGCCATCTTTGTGGAGGTCGCATCGGAATTGATCTGTGGGTTGGACAAGAACGGAGACAAATTTGTGGTCATCCGAACCAACAATCGTTCGGTCGTGGTGAAGGATCCCCATCAAATTGGGGAAATTTACGTAAAGCGTAAGCTTGGCAGCGAAATCAGCCGTCGCTTGGGACTTCTTTGA
- the sucC gene encoding ADP-forming succinate--CoA ligase subunit beta produces the protein MNIHEYQGKEILKQYGVKVPEGRVAFTVEEAVEAAKELGTQVCVVKAQIHAGGRGKAGGVKVAKNLDEVRTYAQEILGKVLVTHQTGPEGKEVKRLLIEQGCDIKKEYYVGVVVDRATGSVVMMASEEGGTEIEEVAANTPEKIFKEVVDPVTGLNMFQARRLAYAINIPNELVNKAAKFMMSLYQAFVDKDCSIAEINPLVVTGDGEVMALDAKLNFDSNALYRHPDVVAMRDLDEEDEKEIEASKFDLSYIALDGNIGCMVNGAGLAMATMDIVKFYGGDPANFLDVGGGATEEKVTEAFKIILRDEKVKGIFVNIFGGIMKCDVIANGVVNAARQIKLDKPLVVRLEGTNVDLGKKILGESGLNIVAAESMADGAEKIVALVK, from the coding sequence ATGAACATTCATGAGTATCAAGGTAAAGAGATACTTAAGCAGTACGGTGTGAAAGTTCCGGAAGGCCGCGTAGCTTTCACTGTAGAAGAAGCTGTCGAAGCCGCAAAAGAACTCGGCACACAAGTATGTGTAGTAAAAGCGCAAATTCACGCAGGTGGCCGCGGTAAGGCCGGCGGTGTGAAAGTGGCAAAAAATCTGGATGAGGTGCGTACATACGCCCAGGAAATCCTCGGAAAAGTACTGGTTACTCATCAAACCGGCCCAGAAGGTAAAGAAGTAAAACGTCTTCTGATCGAGCAAGGCTGCGATATCAAGAAAGAATACTACGTAGGTGTGGTCGTTGACCGTGCAACCGGCAGCGTAGTGATGATGGCATCCGAAGAGGGCGGTACAGAGATCGAAGAAGTTGCAGCCAACACTCCGGAAAAAATCTTCAAAGAAGTAGTCGATCCAGTAACTGGTTTGAATATGTTCCAAGCTCGTCGACTGGCTTATGCGATCAACATTCCAAACGAGCTGGTCAACAAGGCTGCCAAGTTCATGATGAGCTTGTATCAAGCATTTGTAGACAAAGATTGCTCTATCGCGGAAATCAACCCTCTGGTTGTTACCGGCGACGGAGAAGTAATGGCACTCGATGCCAAACTGAACTTCGACAGCAACGCGCTGTATCGTCACCCTGACGTAGTGGCAATGCGCGACCTGGATGAAGAAGATGAAAAAGAAATCGAAGCTTCCAAGTTCGATCTGTCCTACATCGCCCTCGATGGCAACATCGGCTGCATGGTAAACGGTGCAGGTCTGGCAATGGCTACCATGGACATCGTGAAGTTCTACGGCGGCGATCCTGCAAACTTCCTTGATGTAGGCGGCGGCGCTACCGAAGAGAAAGTAACCGAAGCGTTCAAAATCATCCTGCGCGATGAAAAAGTAAAAGGCATCTTCGTCAACATCTTCGGCGGTATCATGAAGTGCGACGTCATTGCAAACGGTGTCGTGAACGCTGCGAGACAAATCAAATTGGACAAACCGCTGGTTGTTCGCCTTGAAGGTACCAACGTAGACCTCGGAAAGAAAATCCTGGGCGAGTCCGGTTTGAACATCGTAGCTGCTGAATCCATGGCAGACGGCGCTGAAAAAATCGTTGCTTTGGTGAAGTAA
- a CDS encoding YbjQ family protein, which translates to MIVSTTSTLQGREIEAYLDIVSGEVIMGANVVRDFLAGITDIIGGRSGTYENKLAEGREVAIREMKEKARALGANAVIGVDLDFETLREGMMMVIATGTAVRVK; encoded by the coding sequence ATGATTGTTTCTACGACAAGTACGTTGCAAGGCAGAGAGATCGAAGCCTATCTGGATATTGTCAGCGGCGAGGTCATTATGGGCGCCAACGTGGTGCGCGACTTCCTGGCCGGCATTACGGACATTATCGGGGGAAGAAGCGGTACGTACGAAAACAAGCTGGCAGAAGGGCGCGAGGTAGCGATCCGCGAGATGAAGGAGAAAGCCCGAGCGCTGGGGGCAAACGCAGTGATCGGGGTCGATCTCGACTTCGAAACGCTCCGTGAAGGAATGATGATGGTCATCGCGACAGGAACCGCTGTTCGTGTCAAGTAA
- a CDS encoding SCP2 sterol-binding domain-containing protein, which produces MSVEQTLADLVEKINREPQVIRGFQAVYHLFVNGEGGGNFQLTLCQNRAAYTKGTPDEATCTLELSDTNFIRWAEGKLNPTVALVTGQLKIKGDMGYSLMFQMILNGTRS; this is translated from the coding sequence GTGTCTGTTGAGCAAACACTTGCGGATCTGGTGGAAAAAATAAACAGGGAGCCCCAAGTGATTCGCGGTTTTCAAGCTGTATACCACTTGTTCGTGAACGGGGAAGGAGGAGGGAATTTTCAGTTGACCCTTTGCCAAAATCGAGCTGCGTATACGAAAGGGACTCCGGATGAGGCTACGTGCACACTTGAGCTTTCTGACACAAATTTTATCAGATGGGCGGAAGGCAAGCTGAATCCGACTGTAGCTTTGGTGACCGGCCAGTTGAAAATCAAGGGGGACATGGGCTACTCTCTGATGTTCCAGATGATTCTGAATGGCACTCGCTCATAA
- the topA gene encoding type I DNA topoisomerase, whose protein sequence is MADTLVIVESPAKAKTIGKYLGSKYIVKASMGHVRDLPKSQTGVDVTRGFEPKYITIRGKGDVLKTLKDSAKKVKKVYLAADPDREGEAIAWHLAQYLGLDLNQPLRVVFNEITKDAIKEAFKHPRHINMDLVNAQQARRILDRLVGYNISPILWKKVRKGLSAGRVQSVTVKMIMDREREIQQFIPEEYWTITTKLISNGKDFEAKFYGYGDEKVELKSEADVQEVYKRMADQPYVVQKVTKRERKRNPAPPFITSSLQQEAARKLNFRTAKTMRIAQELYEGIDVGGKEGAVGLITYMRTDSTRISATAQEEAKAYIQEKFGSEYVLSEPRTAAKNENAQDAHEAIRPTSVMRTPDEIKEFLSRDQLRLYRLIWERFLASQMSSAVLDTMSVDIKAGDVIFRATGSKVKFPGFMKVYIEGSDDGNEEESFLPPIEEGQTLEQKTIEPSQHFTQPPPRYSEARLVKTLEEQGIGRPSTYAPTLETIQKRGYVALEEKRFVPTELGEIVITLMEEFFPEILDLEFTAHMESGLDSIEEGIANWVDVLDAFYGDFAKRVAFAEEEMKEVEIKDEESDETCELCGRVMVYKLGRYGKFLACSGFPDCRNTKPIVKETGVKCPQCETGMIIERKSKKSRIFYGCNRYPECDFVSWDKPIARPCPKCSSMLVEKKRKKQGVSIVCTKCDYQEDADS, encoded by the coding sequence ATGGCTGATACGCTCGTAATCGTAGAATCCCCTGCGAAAGCGAAAACCATTGGAAAATATCTGGGTAGCAAATATATTGTCAAAGCATCGATGGGACATGTGCGCGACCTCCCGAAGAGTCAGACGGGTGTGGATGTGACACGTGGCTTTGAACCCAAATACATAACCATTCGCGGCAAAGGGGACGTATTGAAGACCCTGAAAGATTCCGCCAAAAAAGTGAAGAAAGTATATCTGGCGGCTGACCCGGATCGCGAAGGGGAAGCAATTGCGTGGCATTTGGCTCAATACCTGGGGTTGGATTTGAACCAGCCGCTTCGCGTTGTGTTTAATGAGATCACGAAGGACGCCATCAAGGAAGCGTTCAAACACCCGAGACACATCAATATGGATTTGGTGAACGCTCAGCAGGCCCGCCGCATTCTGGACAGATTGGTCGGGTACAACATCAGTCCGATCTTGTGGAAAAAAGTGCGCAAGGGTCTTAGTGCCGGTCGGGTGCAATCCGTTACCGTCAAAATGATTATGGATCGGGAGCGGGAAATCCAGCAATTCATTCCGGAAGAATACTGGACGATCACAACGAAGCTCATCAGCAACGGAAAGGACTTTGAGGCCAAATTTTACGGCTATGGGGATGAAAAGGTTGAACTGAAGTCGGAGGCGGATGTTCAGGAAGTCTACAAAAGGATGGCGGATCAACCGTATGTCGTTCAAAAAGTAACGAAACGCGAACGCAAGCGGAATCCGGCACCTCCTTTCATCACCAGTTCCTTGCAGCAAGAGGCAGCCCGAAAGCTTAATTTCCGTACAGCCAAAACCATGCGAATTGCTCAGGAGCTCTATGAAGGGATTGACGTCGGCGGCAAAGAGGGCGCAGTCGGTTTGATTACCTACATGCGTACAGACTCCACCCGGATTTCTGCTACCGCGCAAGAGGAAGCAAAAGCATACATACAAGAAAAGTTTGGAAGCGAGTACGTCTTGTCCGAACCTCGTACTGCTGCCAAAAACGAGAATGCCCAGGATGCTCATGAAGCGATCCGTCCCACGTCGGTTATGCGTACACCGGATGAAATCAAAGAGTTTTTGTCCCGTGATCAGCTGCGCCTCTATCGCTTGATCTGGGAGCGTTTTCTCGCAAGTCAAATGTCCTCTGCGGTGCTGGATACGATGAGCGTAGACATCAAGGCAGGAGATGTCATCTTCCGGGCCACCGGCTCCAAGGTAAAGTTTCCTGGCTTTATGAAGGTATATATTGAAGGAAGCGATGACGGAAACGAGGAAGAGAGCTTTTTGCCACCGATTGAAGAGGGACAGACCCTTGAACAGAAAACCATTGAACCGTCGCAGCACTTTACGCAGCCACCTCCCAGATATTCCGAAGCACGTTTAGTAAAGACGCTGGAGGAACAAGGCATCGGTCGACCTTCTACATACGCTCCAACGTTGGAAACCATTCAAAAACGCGGCTATGTCGCCCTCGAGGAAAAACGATTTGTTCCGACTGAATTAGGAGAAATCGTCATTACCTTGATGGAGGAGTTCTTCCCGGAGATTCTGGACTTGGAGTTTACGGCCCATATGGAAAGCGGTCTGGACAGCATCGAAGAAGGGATCGCCAACTGGGTAGATGTTCTCGATGCGTTTTACGGTGACTTTGCAAAACGGGTTGCCTTCGCGGAAGAAGAAATGAAGGAAGTCGAAATTAAGGATGAAGAATCCGACGAGACATGCGAGTTGTGCGGTCGGGTCATGGTTTACAAATTGGGGCGTTATGGAAAGTTTTTGGCTTGCTCCGGGTTCCCGGATTGCCGGAATACCAAGCCAATCGTAAAAGAAACGGGAGTAAAGTGCCCGCAATGTGAAACCGGAATGATTATCGAACGTAAATCTAAAAAGAGCCGTATTTTCTACGGCTGCAACCGATATCCGGAATGTGATTTCGTCTCGTGGGACAAACCGATCGCCCGCCCTTGCCCGAAATGCTCCAGTATGCTGGTGGAAAAGAAGCGTAAGAAGCAAGGCGTGAGCATCGTCTGCACCAAATGCGATTACCAGGAAGACGCAGACTCCTGA